One genomic region from Halobacteriovorax vibrionivorans encodes:
- a CDS encoding aKG-HExxH-type peptide beta-hydroxylase, whose amino-acid sequence MKQFNQFIQNNNSFKESYLETLALYREDASSDVEESNEYLSQRFQDFYKEAIFSTKLDSYSNLNFYWFNLIEALIEIISYHSEFEVGQDYEMSESEDAIFNFWHDSNLAKSFLNSLSETKDLLAESKKLVHILEDNIISFFKIHILEEVDQELRYLNVPELGDDNISVYQNGNRILFDKLEDKVLAHINENSKNKHALSTKIDDLTIIFYSDLEDSSSLMTEKIAKAYERLRKYTPDLFEVFKTFTNNIIPIKEKGIVSYSMQTLPGYSSINTFDRDDIDLMDDLLHENGHHVLNSYLNQNELLEELEEKIYYSPWRRALRPIRGIYHAYMTFYWALELFSSLSKQTEHDFTENEFKKIQERAIEEYYMLVFCELDLEKAYKEEIISTEGHEIYLVFKEMVASHRNHILNLEKKINSDSIENIKNELLAARSEYY is encoded by the coding sequence ATGAAACAATTCAATCAATTCATTCAAAATAATAACTCTTTCAAAGAGTCTTATTTAGAAACACTTGCACTTTATCGTGAAGATGCATCTAGTGATGTAGAAGAGAGCAATGAGTATTTGTCTCAAAGATTTCAAGACTTCTATAAAGAGGCCATCTTTTCAACTAAACTCGACTCATATTCAAACTTAAATTTTTACTGGTTTAATCTGATAGAAGCATTAATTGAGATCATTTCTTACCATTCAGAATTTGAAGTAGGCCAAGACTACGAAATGAGTGAATCAGAAGATGCTATATTTAATTTCTGGCACGATAGCAATCTTGCAAAGTCTTTTTTGAATTCACTTAGTGAGACAAAAGACCTCTTAGCTGAATCAAAAAAGCTTGTTCATATTTTAGAAGATAATATTATTTCATTTTTTAAAATACATATCCTAGAAGAAGTCGACCAAGAGCTGCGCTATTTGAATGTACCTGAGCTTGGTGATGACAATATATCAGTATATCAAAACGGTAACCGTATACTATTTGATAAACTAGAAGATAAAGTCCTTGCTCATATCAATGAAAATTCTAAAAACAAGCACGCTCTAAGTACGAAGATCGATGACTTAACTATAATCTTCTACTCCGACCTTGAAGATTCATCATCTTTAATGACAGAGAAAATAGCAAAGGCTTACGAAAGATTAAGAAAGTATACTCCTGATTTATTTGAGGTATTTAAAACTTTTACGAATAATATTATACCGATTAAAGAAAAGGGAATTGTCAGCTACTCAATGCAAACACTTCCAGGATACTCATCAATCAATACATTTGACCGTGATGATATAGATCTAATGGATGACCTTCTTCATGAAAATGGACACCATGTTCTAAATAGCTATTTAAATCAGAATGAGCTCTTAGAGGAGCTTGAAGAAAAAATCTATTATAGCCCTTGGCGTAGGGCCTTAAGGCCAATTAGAGGTATATACCACGCTTATATGACCTTTTATTGGGCCCTTGAACTATTCTCATCGCTTTCAAAACAAACAGAACACGACTTCACAGAGAATGAATTTAAAAAAATACAAGAGAGAGCAATTGAAGAATATTATATGCTCGTATTTTGTGAACTTGATTTAGAGAAGGCTTATAAAGAAGAGATTATTTCAACTGAAGGCCATGAAATCTATCTTGTTTTTAAAGAAATGGTTGCCTCACACCGTAATCATATTTTGAATCTAGAAAAAAAGATAAACTCTGACTCAATTGAGAATATTAAAAACGAGTTACTAGCTGCAAGAAGTGAGTATTACTAA